GAATCGGAAACGCAGCCGATCAGTGTCACCGTGACCAGTCACAGCGATCTCATTCAGATCCCGCTGGTGTCGTACACGCAGGGCAGTGACACCGCCGCAGTGTCCATCGTCCCGGCTCCGGATTCTGACGGCGTCGGTACGGTGTCTGTGATGATTTCCGATGGAGGACTGGATAACGACCTGGAAACCGTTGCTGACAACCTGTTCGTTATCCGGACATTCAACGTCACAGTCACTCCGCTGCTGGACTTCGGTGATGCTCCGGCACCGTATGCAGTCACTGTCGCTGAAGACGGAGCTCGGCACGATAATCAGGGACCGTTTCTGGGCACACAACGTGACGTGGAAATCGACGGCCAGCATTCCGACGGCGCTGATTCCGACGGGGCAGACGAGGACGGAGTCAGCTTCGTGTCCGCGGCCACTCAGGGGCAGCCGCTGACCTTCGAAGTGACGGCTTCCGGGGCTGGATTCCTGAACGCGTGGTTTGACATGGACAGCGATGGAGTCTTCGACGGACCCGGTGAGCAGATCCTGACAAACGCGGCAGTCGTCGAAGGCGTCAACACGTTTGTGCAAAATGTTCCGCAGTCAGCCGTGATCGGCGATACGTATCTTCGCTTTCGTCTGACGTCGGAAGAAGTGGCGGAACCGTCACCAAAGGGCCTGCTGCCCGATGGTGAGGTGGAAGACTACCTGTATTCGGTCAACATCAGTCCCGCCAAGCTGGATCCGGATGGCAACGGCGTCGCGGAACTGTTCACCGACGGCATTCTGATTGCCCGTTATCTCGTCAACTTCCGGGGGAATGCTCTGACCAGAAATGCGATCGGTGCCGATGCCGGGCGGGCCGATCTGTCCGCCATTCTGCCGTTCCTGAACGAATCTCAGGATTTGCTGGATGTAGACGGCGATGACAACCGTGAACTTTTTACCGACGGCATCCTGATCGCGCGATTCCTGGCTGGCTTTCGGGGCGACCTCCTGATCAGAAACGCCGTCGGCCCGCAGGCGACGCGCGCGACCAGCGCGGAAATTGAGGCGCATTTGAATTCGTTCCTGCCAGCGACGCCTCAGTCACCAGCGTCTTCCTCAGCGGCACCCGGTGCCGTTGCTGCCGGTATCGGTGCTCCGTCAATCGGCAGTGCAGCGGGGCCGGCGCTGTGGAATCGGCAGGCGGAACCTCCGGCTGTTCCGCAGCAGACCGTTGAATCAGGCACCGATGGTCTGGTCGACGCGATGCCTTCCGAAAAGGACCCGGATTCGCGACTTTGGCTGTCGGCCATCAGTCCGGCCGGTGTTGAAGTCACCTACCCGGAACTGGATCACCTGGTTCCGCCGCGGCTGCTGGAAGATCTGCTGACCGAGTCCGAAGTGATCGGGCAATGAACGCCGACGACTGCCATCACGCGGACGCTATTGTTCCGGTCTGATCGGAGCGAACTTGATTCGACTGATAAACCGGATCATCTGACCGTTCTGAATCGTGCCGGACACGGCGCTGATGGAACTGATGACGTAGCGGTAGTCCAGGTTGAAATCCGGCTCGATTTCGACTTCCTGCTTGTCTGCCCCGGGGCCTGCCGCACGCAGTCGTTCGACCGATCGGCGGATCTCGTCGTTCAGTGTTCGAAACGCGTCGTCTCCGGTTCCCAGAGAACGGCCGTTGAACTGCAGGTCCGTCAACTGCCCGGTTGCCGGGTCGGCCAGCAGCCGAACCTTGAACGGCGG
This is a stretch of genomic DNA from Planctomycetaceae bacterium. It encodes these proteins:
- a CDS encoding GEVED domain-containing protein, which gives rise to MPATVNLLTQGFAADSKSDLTHAGRDTPSGQQLLPLEIALPEGTGRWAEFSNVSGSLKAGPGWPVAGPDGGSQNVPAGTYGTNVFSARGISGIFADRFLFLAGVFITDGVPVEGTEPERLVVGPVIRESETFSTSLQQSFYIGDGIGQPGVTQRFQIPDNATRMFLGYLDADRFGWPMGGLPPGAYFDNTGTVVGTVSIFREEQTATNNRPTVDPIDNVTVAENSAGAVIGISGISAGESETQPISVTVTSHSDLIQIPLVSYTQGSDTAAVSIVPAPDSDGVGTVSVMISDGGLDNDLETVADNLFVIRTFNVTVTPLLDFGDAPAPYAVTVAEDGARHDNQGPFLGTQRDVEIDGQHSDGADSDGADEDGVSFVSAATQGQPLTFEVTASGAGFLNAWFDMDSDGVFDGPGEQILTNAAVVEGVNTFVQNVPQSAVIGDTYLRFRLTSEEVAEPSPKGLLPDGEVEDYLYSVNISPAKLDPDGNGVAELFTDGILIARYLVNFRGNALTRNAIGADAGRADLSAILPFLNESQDLLDVDGDDNRELFTDGILIARFLAGFRGDLLIRNAVGPQATRATSAEIEAHLNSFLPATPQSPASSSAAPGAVAAGIGAPSIGSAAGPALWNRQAEPPAVPQQTVESGTDGLVDAMPSEKDPDSRLWLSAISPAGVEVTYPELDHLVPPRLLEDLLTESEVIGQ
- a CDS encoding biopolymer transporter ExbD; amino-acid sequence: MKFRHQSKGEKIETQMAPMIDVVFQLLIFFMLTLKIIEPEGDFDINMPLGAPAEASVTDADLPPFKVRLLADPATGQLTDLQFNGRSLGTGDDAFRTLNDEIRRSVERLRAAGPGADKQEVEIEPDFNLDYRYVISSISAVSGTIQNGQMIRFISRIKFAPIRPEQ